In one window of Arachis ipaensis cultivar K30076 chromosome B06, Araip1.1, whole genome shotgun sequence DNA:
- the LOC107605608 gene encoding transcription initiation factor TFIID subunit 4b isoform X1 yields MDPSIMKLLEDDEDETMHSGVDVEAFQAALNRDIGGSASTSGSDPVLSQGSNSTFTQSMPQWPTPSHENQTQVQNQEPETAQQREQPSSEVEQKQHGSLAEQVQHVASQDVNNPPLPQHVASSDVNNPPLPQHVGSQSVNNPPLPQHVGSQNVNNPPLPQHVASQTVSNPALSQKQTQDEGHQPQPVQASLQNSQTVGIQNLGKDPVPNNEVAKTLNPSSESQQYAKLQQISNQQATVNEQPGGQINRQKQVPFGMLLPILIPQLPKDRAMQLQTLFSKLKKDEIAKDSFVRLMKGIVGDQMLRLALNKVQAQLQAQTRPNQGPVGQQQPVRMPTVGLGARQLNDPHALAQLHQRSMNAAADQSRMTSSAVQTMENNARKSQELDARMETQGLQPSQLSSSNSISVSQEAERSSVHVHGLNKQPQPQPQPQHLHFPSAYGSSGGNYRPFSGPASSSASSIRPPPHESHMSQIPHQSTGPNHLGGATQGFIAMPKLEQQNSLNDPKRLPGGSVALLNNPASQQTPNAWQPPSNKDQSSGFLSSGSYVKKEPSDMPTEQQHRQNISKIHALPSANSAQIEQASANQGTVKDEFSRGLPVSTSMAPTTSTGLTLLNSASPSGMAQLDPSVSLSTQVPSNTSGITVRAPVKKPSVGQKKPLEALGSSPPPPSKKQKGSGGGSVEQSIDQLNDVTAVSGVDLREEEEQLFSGPKEDSRVSEATRRAVQEEEERLILQKIPLQKKLFEIMFKYGLKGVSNDVERCLSLCVEERMRGLISNLIRMSKQRVDFEKTRHRTVVTSDVQQQIMTINRKVREEWEKRQAEAEKLRKQNDGDGNAGADGDKDKDEGRNKSSKVNKEEDDKMRTNAANVAARAAVGGDDMLSKWQLMAEQARQKREGVTDTSSGSQPAKDASRKSSASGKSTKDNHEGDKKGSTNFATSGAIRKHGRNNSLLTQTKIARSISVKDVIAVLEREPQMSKSSLIHRLYEKIHSDAQPE; encoded by the exons ATGGATCCTTCTATTATGAAGCTCCTCGAAGATGACGAG GATGAAACAATGCATTCAGGGGTGGATGTTGAAGCCTTCCAAGCTGCACTAAACAGAGACATAGGAGGATCTGCTTCCACTTCTGGTTCAGACCCAG TTTTGTCTCAAGGAAGCAACAGTACATTCACTCAGTCAATGCCACAGTGGCCAACTCCTAGCCATGAAAACCAAACCCAAGTTCAAAATCAAGAGCCTGAAACTGCACAGCAACGAGAGCAACCTTCATCTGAGGTGGAGCAAAAGCAACATGGATCTCTTGCTGAGCAAGTACAGCATGTTGCTTCCCAGGACGTAAATAATCCTCCTTTACCACAGCATGTTGCTTCCTCGGACGTAAATAATCCTCCTCTACCACAGCATGTTGGTTCTCAGAGTGTAAATAATCCTCCTTTGCCACAGCATGTTGGTTCCCAGAATGTAAATAATCCTCCTTTGCCGCAGCATGTTGCTTCTCAGACTGTAAGTAATCCTGCTTTATCACAAAAGCAGACTCAAGATGAAGGTCACCAACCACAGCCTGTACAAGCTTCTCTTCAAAATTCTCAGACAGTTGGAATTCAAAATTTGGGAAAAGATCCTGTTCCTAATAATGAGGTAGCCAAAACACTTAATCCCAGCAGCGAATCTCAGCAGTATGCGAAGTTGCAGCAAATAAGTAATCAACAGGCTACAGTCAATGAGCAGCCAGGAGGCCAAATTAATCGTCAAAAACAGGTACCATTTGGCATGTTGCTACCTATCTTGATACCTCAACTTCCCAAAGACCGAGCCATGCAACTTCAAACTCTATTTAGTAAATTGAAG AAAGACGAAATAGCAAAAGACAGTTTTGTGCGGCTTATGAAAGGTATTGTAGGGGACCAGATGCTTAGATTAGCATTGAACAAAGTACAAGCTCAGCTACAAGCACAG ACGAGACCCAACCAAGGACCTGTGGGGCAGCAGCAACCTGTTCGGATGCCCACTGTTGGCTTAGGTGCAAGACAATTAAATGATCCCCATGCTTTAGCTCAGCTTCATCAGAGAAGTATGAATGCAGCTGCAGACCAATCTCGTATGACTTCTTCAGCTGTCCAAACTATGGAGAACAATGCTAGAAAATCTCAGGAATTGGATGCTAGAATGGAAACTCAGGGTTTGCAACCGAGCCAGTTGTCATCTTCCAATTCCATCAGTGTTAGTCAGGAAGCAGAAAGATCATCTGTTCATGTACACGGGCTTAATAAGCAGCCGCAGCCGCAGCCACAGCCTCAGCATCTACATTTCCCATCAGCATATGGCAGTAGTGGTGGTAATTATAGGCCTTTTTCAGGGCCAGCTAGTAGTTCTGCTTCATCTATCAGACCACCACCACATGAGTCACATATGAGTCAAATTCCACATCAAAGCACTGGTCCCAATCACTTAGGTGGGGCAACACAAGGCTTCATTGCTATGCCAAAACTTGAACAGCAGAACTCTTTGAATGATCCCAAGAGGCTGCCGGGTGGCTCTGTTGCTCTATTAAACAATCCGGCATCCCAGCAAACTCCAAATGCATGGCAACCACCATCAAACAAAGATCAAAGTTCAGGCTTCTTGTCATCTGGTTCTTATGTCAAAAAGGAACCTAGCGACATGCCCACTGAGCAGCAACATAGGCAGAATATTTCTAAAATCCATGCACTGCCTTCAGCTAATTCTGCACAAATCGAACAGGCAAGTGCCAATCAAGGAACTGTAAAGGATGAGTTCTCAAGGGGCCTTCCAGTATCCACAAGTATGGCACCTACAACATCTACTGGCTTGACATTACTCAATTCTGCTTCCCCTTCTGGAATGGCCCAACTAGATCCTAGTGTCTCA TTAAGCACCCAGGTGCCATCAAACACTTCTGGAATTACTGTGAGGGCACCTGTGAAAAAGCCTTCTGTTGGCCAGAAGAAACCACTTGAAGCACTTGGTTCCTCACCTCCTCCTCCAAG TAAGAAGCAAAAGGGATCTGGGGGGGGATCCGTTGAACAAAGCATTGACCAGCTTAATGATGTCACTGCTGTTAGTGGAGTCGATTTGAGG GAAGAGGAAGAGCAGTTATTTTCAGGCCCCAAGGAGGACAGTCGGGTTTCAGAAGCAACTCGAAGAGCtgtgcaagaagaagaggaaaggCTGATTTTGCAGAAAATTCCACTCCAGAAAAAATTGTTTGAGATTA TGTTTAAGTATGGCTTGAAGGGTGTGAGCAATGATGTGGAGAGATGCTTGTCACTG TGTGTGGAGGAAAGAATGCGTGGACTGATAAGTAACCTGATTAGAATGTCAAAACAG CGGGTTGATTTTGAGAAGACAAGACATCGGACTGTTGTCACCTCAGATGTTCAGCAGCAAATCATGACAATAAATAGGAAAGTAAGAGAGGAGTGGGAGAAAAGACAGGCAGAAGCAGAGAAGCTTCGGAAACAAAATGAC GGTGATGGTAATGCTGGAGCTGATGGTGACAAGGACAAGGACGAGGGTCGTAATAAATCAtcaaag GTGAACAAGGAAGAGGATGACAAGATGAGGACAAATGCAGCAAATGTTGCTGCCCGTGCTGCTGTTGGGGGAGACGACATGCTCTCAAAGTGGCAACTTATGGCCGAGCAAGCCAGGCAGAAACGTGAAGGCGTGACGGACACGTCATCTGGTTCTCAACCAGCTAAAGATGCAAGTCGCAAATCTTCAGCATCTGGAAAAAGTACTAAGGATAATCACGAAGGGGATAAAAAAGGTTCTACTAATTTTGCAACTTCAG GGGCTATCAGAAAACATGGGAGAAATAATTCCCTTTTGACTCAAACTAAGATTGCCCGAAGCATCTCTGTCAAGGATGTAATTGCTGTGCTCGAAAGAGAGCCACAGATGTCGAAATCGTCGCTCATTCATCGCTTGTACGAGAAGATTCATTCTGATGCTCAACCTGAGTGA
- the LOC107605608 gene encoding transcription initiation factor TFIID subunit 4b isoform X3, whose product MDPSIMKLLEDDEDETMHSGVDVEAFQAALNRDIGGSASTSGSDPVLSQGSNSTFTQSMPQWPTPSHENQTQVQNQEPETAQQREQPSSEVEQKQHGSLAEQVQHVASQDVNNPPLPQHVASSDVNNPPLPQHVGSQSVNNPPLPQHVGSQNVNNPPLPQHVASQTVSNPALSQKQTQDEGHQPQPVQASLQNSQTVGIQNLGKDPVPNNEVAKTLNPSSESQQYAKLQQISNQQATVNEQPGGQINRQKQVPFGMLLPILIPQLPKDRAMQLQTLFSKLKKDEIAKDSFVRLMKGIVGDQMLRLALNKVQAQLQAQTRPNQGPVGQQQPVRMPTVGLGARQLNDPHALAQLHQRSMNAAADQSRMTSSAVQTMENNARKSQELDARMETQGLQPSQLSSSNSISVSQEAERSSVHVHGLNKQPQPQPQPQHLHFPSAYGSSGGNYRPFSGPASSSASSIRPPPHESHMSQIPHQSTGPNHLGGATQGFIAMPKLEQQNSLNDPKRLPGGSVALLNNPASQQTPNAWQPPSNKDQSSGFLSSGSYVKKEPSDMPTEQQHRQNISKIHALPSANSAQIEQASANQGTVKDEFSRGLPVSTSMAPTTSTGLTLLNSASPSGMAQLDPSVSLSTQVPSNTSGITVRAPVKKPSVGQKKPLEALGSSPPPPSKKQKGSGGGSVEQSIDQLNDVTAVSGVDLREEEEQLFSGPKEDSRVSEATRRAVQEEEERLILQKIPLQKKLFEIMFKYGLKGVSNDVERCLSLCVEERMRGLISNLIRMSKQRVDFEKTRHRTVVTSDVQQQIMTINRKVREEWEKRQAEAEKLRKQNDGDGNAGADGDKDKDEGRNKSSK is encoded by the exons ATGGATCCTTCTATTATGAAGCTCCTCGAAGATGACGAG GATGAAACAATGCATTCAGGGGTGGATGTTGAAGCCTTCCAAGCTGCACTAAACAGAGACATAGGAGGATCTGCTTCCACTTCTGGTTCAGACCCAG TTTTGTCTCAAGGAAGCAACAGTACATTCACTCAGTCAATGCCACAGTGGCCAACTCCTAGCCATGAAAACCAAACCCAAGTTCAAAATCAAGAGCCTGAAACTGCACAGCAACGAGAGCAACCTTCATCTGAGGTGGAGCAAAAGCAACATGGATCTCTTGCTGAGCAAGTACAGCATGTTGCTTCCCAGGACGTAAATAATCCTCCTTTACCACAGCATGTTGCTTCCTCGGACGTAAATAATCCTCCTCTACCACAGCATGTTGGTTCTCAGAGTGTAAATAATCCTCCTTTGCCACAGCATGTTGGTTCCCAGAATGTAAATAATCCTCCTTTGCCGCAGCATGTTGCTTCTCAGACTGTAAGTAATCCTGCTTTATCACAAAAGCAGACTCAAGATGAAGGTCACCAACCACAGCCTGTACAAGCTTCTCTTCAAAATTCTCAGACAGTTGGAATTCAAAATTTGGGAAAAGATCCTGTTCCTAATAATGAGGTAGCCAAAACACTTAATCCCAGCAGCGAATCTCAGCAGTATGCGAAGTTGCAGCAAATAAGTAATCAACAGGCTACAGTCAATGAGCAGCCAGGAGGCCAAATTAATCGTCAAAAACAGGTACCATTTGGCATGTTGCTACCTATCTTGATACCTCAACTTCCCAAAGACCGAGCCATGCAACTTCAAACTCTATTTAGTAAATTGAAG AAAGACGAAATAGCAAAAGACAGTTTTGTGCGGCTTATGAAAGGTATTGTAGGGGACCAGATGCTTAGATTAGCATTGAACAAAGTACAAGCTCAGCTACAAGCACAG ACGAGACCCAACCAAGGACCTGTGGGGCAGCAGCAACCTGTTCGGATGCCCACTGTTGGCTTAGGTGCAAGACAATTAAATGATCCCCATGCTTTAGCTCAGCTTCATCAGAGAAGTATGAATGCAGCTGCAGACCAATCTCGTATGACTTCTTCAGCTGTCCAAACTATGGAGAACAATGCTAGAAAATCTCAGGAATTGGATGCTAGAATGGAAACTCAGGGTTTGCAACCGAGCCAGTTGTCATCTTCCAATTCCATCAGTGTTAGTCAGGAAGCAGAAAGATCATCTGTTCATGTACACGGGCTTAATAAGCAGCCGCAGCCGCAGCCACAGCCTCAGCATCTACATTTCCCATCAGCATATGGCAGTAGTGGTGGTAATTATAGGCCTTTTTCAGGGCCAGCTAGTAGTTCTGCTTCATCTATCAGACCACCACCACATGAGTCACATATGAGTCAAATTCCACATCAAAGCACTGGTCCCAATCACTTAGGTGGGGCAACACAAGGCTTCATTGCTATGCCAAAACTTGAACAGCAGAACTCTTTGAATGATCCCAAGAGGCTGCCGGGTGGCTCTGTTGCTCTATTAAACAATCCGGCATCCCAGCAAACTCCAAATGCATGGCAACCACCATCAAACAAAGATCAAAGTTCAGGCTTCTTGTCATCTGGTTCTTATGTCAAAAAGGAACCTAGCGACATGCCCACTGAGCAGCAACATAGGCAGAATATTTCTAAAATCCATGCACTGCCTTCAGCTAATTCTGCACAAATCGAACAGGCAAGTGCCAATCAAGGAACTGTAAAGGATGAGTTCTCAAGGGGCCTTCCAGTATCCACAAGTATGGCACCTACAACATCTACTGGCTTGACATTACTCAATTCTGCTTCCCCTTCTGGAATGGCCCAACTAGATCCTAGTGTCTCA TTAAGCACCCAGGTGCCATCAAACACTTCTGGAATTACTGTGAGGGCACCTGTGAAAAAGCCTTCTGTTGGCCAGAAGAAACCACTTGAAGCACTTGGTTCCTCACCTCCTCCTCCAAG TAAGAAGCAAAAGGGATCTGGGGGGGGATCCGTTGAACAAAGCATTGACCAGCTTAATGATGTCACTGCTGTTAGTGGAGTCGATTTGAGG GAAGAGGAAGAGCAGTTATTTTCAGGCCCCAAGGAGGACAGTCGGGTTTCAGAAGCAACTCGAAGAGCtgtgcaagaagaagaggaaaggCTGATTTTGCAGAAAATTCCACTCCAGAAAAAATTGTTTGAGATTA TGTTTAAGTATGGCTTGAAGGGTGTGAGCAATGATGTGGAGAGATGCTTGTCACTG TGTGTGGAGGAAAGAATGCGTGGACTGATAAGTAACCTGATTAGAATGTCAAAACAG CGGGTTGATTTTGAGAAGACAAGACATCGGACTGTTGTCACCTCAGATGTTCAGCAGCAAATCATGACAATAAATAGGAAAGTAAGAGAGGAGTGGGAGAAAAGACAGGCAGAAGCAGAGAAGCTTCGGAAACAAAATGAC GGTGATGGTAATGCTGGAGCTGATGGTGACAAGGACAAGGACGAGGGTCGTAATAAATCAtcaaag TAA
- the LOC107605608 gene encoding transcription initiation factor TFIID subunit 4b isoform X4 codes for MDPSIMKLLEDDEDETMHSGVDVEAFQAALNRDIGGSASTSGSDPVLSQGSNSTFTQSMPQWPTPSHENQTQVQNQEPETAQQREQPSSEVEQKQHGSLAEQVQHVASQDVNNPPLPQHVASSDVNNPPLPQHVGSQSVNNPPLPQHVGSQNVNNPPLPQHVASQTVSNPALSQKQTQDEGHQPQPVQASLQNSQTVGIQNLGKDPVPNNEVAKTLNPSSESQQYAKLQQISNQQATVNEQPGGQINRQKQVPFGMLLPILIPQLPKDRAMQLQTLFSKLKKDEIAKDSFVRLMKGIVGDQMLRLALNKVQAQLQAQTRPNQGPVGQQQPVRMPTVGLGARQLNDPHALAQLHQRSMNAAADQSRMTSSAVQTMENNARKSQELDARMETQGLQPSQLSSSNSISVSQEAERSSVHVHGLNKQPQPQPQPQHLHFPSAYGSSGGNYRPFSGPASSSASSIRPPPHESHMSQIPHQSTGPNHLGGATQGFIAMPKLEQQNSLNDPKRLPGGSVALLNNPASQQTPNAWQPPSNKDQSSGFLSSGSYVKKEPSDMPTEQQHRQNISKIHALPSANSAQIEQASANQGTVKDEFSRGLPVSTSMAPTTSTGLTLLNSASPSGMAQLDPSVSLSTQVPSNTSGITVRAPVKKPSVGQKKPLEALGSSPPPPSKKQKGSGGGSVEQSIDQLNDVTAVSGVDLREEEEQLFSGPKEDSRVSEATRRAVQEEEERLILQKIPLQKKLFEIMFKYGLKGVSNDVERCLSLCVEERMRGLISNLIRMSKQRVDFEKTRHRTVVTSDVQQQIMTINRKVREEWEKRQAEAEKLRKQND; via the exons ATGGATCCTTCTATTATGAAGCTCCTCGAAGATGACGAG GATGAAACAATGCATTCAGGGGTGGATGTTGAAGCCTTCCAAGCTGCACTAAACAGAGACATAGGAGGATCTGCTTCCACTTCTGGTTCAGACCCAG TTTTGTCTCAAGGAAGCAACAGTACATTCACTCAGTCAATGCCACAGTGGCCAACTCCTAGCCATGAAAACCAAACCCAAGTTCAAAATCAAGAGCCTGAAACTGCACAGCAACGAGAGCAACCTTCATCTGAGGTGGAGCAAAAGCAACATGGATCTCTTGCTGAGCAAGTACAGCATGTTGCTTCCCAGGACGTAAATAATCCTCCTTTACCACAGCATGTTGCTTCCTCGGACGTAAATAATCCTCCTCTACCACAGCATGTTGGTTCTCAGAGTGTAAATAATCCTCCTTTGCCACAGCATGTTGGTTCCCAGAATGTAAATAATCCTCCTTTGCCGCAGCATGTTGCTTCTCAGACTGTAAGTAATCCTGCTTTATCACAAAAGCAGACTCAAGATGAAGGTCACCAACCACAGCCTGTACAAGCTTCTCTTCAAAATTCTCAGACAGTTGGAATTCAAAATTTGGGAAAAGATCCTGTTCCTAATAATGAGGTAGCCAAAACACTTAATCCCAGCAGCGAATCTCAGCAGTATGCGAAGTTGCAGCAAATAAGTAATCAACAGGCTACAGTCAATGAGCAGCCAGGAGGCCAAATTAATCGTCAAAAACAGGTACCATTTGGCATGTTGCTACCTATCTTGATACCTCAACTTCCCAAAGACCGAGCCATGCAACTTCAAACTCTATTTAGTAAATTGAAG AAAGACGAAATAGCAAAAGACAGTTTTGTGCGGCTTATGAAAGGTATTGTAGGGGACCAGATGCTTAGATTAGCATTGAACAAAGTACAAGCTCAGCTACAAGCACAG ACGAGACCCAACCAAGGACCTGTGGGGCAGCAGCAACCTGTTCGGATGCCCACTGTTGGCTTAGGTGCAAGACAATTAAATGATCCCCATGCTTTAGCTCAGCTTCATCAGAGAAGTATGAATGCAGCTGCAGACCAATCTCGTATGACTTCTTCAGCTGTCCAAACTATGGAGAACAATGCTAGAAAATCTCAGGAATTGGATGCTAGAATGGAAACTCAGGGTTTGCAACCGAGCCAGTTGTCATCTTCCAATTCCATCAGTGTTAGTCAGGAAGCAGAAAGATCATCTGTTCATGTACACGGGCTTAATAAGCAGCCGCAGCCGCAGCCACAGCCTCAGCATCTACATTTCCCATCAGCATATGGCAGTAGTGGTGGTAATTATAGGCCTTTTTCAGGGCCAGCTAGTAGTTCTGCTTCATCTATCAGACCACCACCACATGAGTCACATATGAGTCAAATTCCACATCAAAGCACTGGTCCCAATCACTTAGGTGGGGCAACACAAGGCTTCATTGCTATGCCAAAACTTGAACAGCAGAACTCTTTGAATGATCCCAAGAGGCTGCCGGGTGGCTCTGTTGCTCTATTAAACAATCCGGCATCCCAGCAAACTCCAAATGCATGGCAACCACCATCAAACAAAGATCAAAGTTCAGGCTTCTTGTCATCTGGTTCTTATGTCAAAAAGGAACCTAGCGACATGCCCACTGAGCAGCAACATAGGCAGAATATTTCTAAAATCCATGCACTGCCTTCAGCTAATTCTGCACAAATCGAACAGGCAAGTGCCAATCAAGGAACTGTAAAGGATGAGTTCTCAAGGGGCCTTCCAGTATCCACAAGTATGGCACCTACAACATCTACTGGCTTGACATTACTCAATTCTGCTTCCCCTTCTGGAATGGCCCAACTAGATCCTAGTGTCTCA TTAAGCACCCAGGTGCCATCAAACACTTCTGGAATTACTGTGAGGGCACCTGTGAAAAAGCCTTCTGTTGGCCAGAAGAAACCACTTGAAGCACTTGGTTCCTCACCTCCTCCTCCAAG TAAGAAGCAAAAGGGATCTGGGGGGGGATCCGTTGAACAAAGCATTGACCAGCTTAATGATGTCACTGCTGTTAGTGGAGTCGATTTGAGG GAAGAGGAAGAGCAGTTATTTTCAGGCCCCAAGGAGGACAGTCGGGTTTCAGAAGCAACTCGAAGAGCtgtgcaagaagaagaggaaaggCTGATTTTGCAGAAAATTCCACTCCAGAAAAAATTGTTTGAGATTA TGTTTAAGTATGGCTTGAAGGGTGTGAGCAATGATGTGGAGAGATGCTTGTCACTG TGTGTGGAGGAAAGAATGCGTGGACTGATAAGTAACCTGATTAGAATGTCAAAACAG CGGGTTGATTTTGAGAAGACAAGACATCGGACTGTTGTCACCTCAGATGTTCAGCAGCAAATCATGACAATAAATAGGAAAGTAAGAGAGGAGTGGGAGAAAAGACAGGCAGAAGCAGAGAAGCTTCGGAAACAAAATGAC TAA
- the LOC107605608 gene encoding transcription initiation factor TFIID subunit 4b isoform X2 gives MDPSIMKLLEDDEDETMHSGVDVEAFQAALNRDIGGSASTSGSDPVLSQGSNSTFTQSMPQWPTPSHENQTQVQNQEPETAQQREQPSSEVEQKQHGSLAEQVQHVASQDVNNPPLPQHVASSDVNNPPLPQHVGSQSVNNPPLPQHVGSQNVNNPPLPQHVASQTVSNPALSQKQTQDEGHQPQPVQASLQNSQTVGIQNLGKDPVPNNEVAKTLNPSSESQQYAKLQQISNQQATVNEQPGGQINRQKQKDEIAKDSFVRLMKGIVGDQMLRLALNKVQAQLQAQTRPNQGPVGQQQPVRMPTVGLGARQLNDPHALAQLHQRSMNAAADQSRMTSSAVQTMENNARKSQELDARMETQGLQPSQLSSSNSISVSQEAERSSVHVHGLNKQPQPQPQPQHLHFPSAYGSSGGNYRPFSGPASSSASSIRPPPHESHMSQIPHQSTGPNHLGGATQGFIAMPKLEQQNSLNDPKRLPGGSVALLNNPASQQTPNAWQPPSNKDQSSGFLSSGSYVKKEPSDMPTEQQHRQNISKIHALPSANSAQIEQASANQGTVKDEFSRGLPVSTSMAPTTSTGLTLLNSASPSGMAQLDPSVSLSTQVPSNTSGITVRAPVKKPSVGQKKPLEALGSSPPPPSKKQKGSGGGSVEQSIDQLNDVTAVSGVDLREEEEQLFSGPKEDSRVSEATRRAVQEEEERLILQKIPLQKKLFEIMFKYGLKGVSNDVERCLSLCVEERMRGLISNLIRMSKQRVDFEKTRHRTVVTSDVQQQIMTINRKVREEWEKRQAEAEKLRKQNDGDGNAGADGDKDKDEGRNKSSKVNKEEDDKMRTNAANVAARAAVGGDDMLSKWQLMAEQARQKREGVTDTSSGSQPAKDASRKSSASGKSTKDNHEGDKKGSTNFATSGAIRKHGRNNSLLTQTKIARSISVKDVIAVLEREPQMSKSSLIHRLYEKIHSDAQPE, from the exons ATGGATCCTTCTATTATGAAGCTCCTCGAAGATGACGAG GATGAAACAATGCATTCAGGGGTGGATGTTGAAGCCTTCCAAGCTGCACTAAACAGAGACATAGGAGGATCTGCTTCCACTTCTGGTTCAGACCCAG TTTTGTCTCAAGGAAGCAACAGTACATTCACTCAGTCAATGCCACAGTGGCCAACTCCTAGCCATGAAAACCAAACCCAAGTTCAAAATCAAGAGCCTGAAACTGCACAGCAACGAGAGCAACCTTCATCTGAGGTGGAGCAAAAGCAACATGGATCTCTTGCTGAGCAAGTACAGCATGTTGCTTCCCAGGACGTAAATAATCCTCCTTTACCACAGCATGTTGCTTCCTCGGACGTAAATAATCCTCCTCTACCACAGCATGTTGGTTCTCAGAGTGTAAATAATCCTCCTTTGCCACAGCATGTTGGTTCCCAGAATGTAAATAATCCTCCTTTGCCGCAGCATGTTGCTTCTCAGACTGTAAGTAATCCTGCTTTATCACAAAAGCAGACTCAAGATGAAGGTCACCAACCACAGCCTGTACAAGCTTCTCTTCAAAATTCTCAGACAGTTGGAATTCAAAATTTGGGAAAAGATCCTGTTCCTAATAATGAGGTAGCCAAAACACTTAATCCCAGCAGCGAATCTCAGCAGTATGCGAAGTTGCAGCAAATAAGTAATCAACAGGCTACAGTCAATGAGCAGCCAGGAGGCCAAATTAATCGTCAAAAACAG AAAGACGAAATAGCAAAAGACAGTTTTGTGCGGCTTATGAAAGGTATTGTAGGGGACCAGATGCTTAGATTAGCATTGAACAAAGTACAAGCTCAGCTACAAGCACAG ACGAGACCCAACCAAGGACCTGTGGGGCAGCAGCAACCTGTTCGGATGCCCACTGTTGGCTTAGGTGCAAGACAATTAAATGATCCCCATGCTTTAGCTCAGCTTCATCAGAGAAGTATGAATGCAGCTGCAGACCAATCTCGTATGACTTCTTCAGCTGTCCAAACTATGGAGAACAATGCTAGAAAATCTCAGGAATTGGATGCTAGAATGGAAACTCAGGGTTTGCAACCGAGCCAGTTGTCATCTTCCAATTCCATCAGTGTTAGTCAGGAAGCAGAAAGATCATCTGTTCATGTACACGGGCTTAATAAGCAGCCGCAGCCGCAGCCACAGCCTCAGCATCTACATTTCCCATCAGCATATGGCAGTAGTGGTGGTAATTATAGGCCTTTTTCAGGGCCAGCTAGTAGTTCTGCTTCATCTATCAGACCACCACCACATGAGTCACATATGAGTCAAATTCCACATCAAAGCACTGGTCCCAATCACTTAGGTGGGGCAACACAAGGCTTCATTGCTATGCCAAAACTTGAACAGCAGAACTCTTTGAATGATCCCAAGAGGCTGCCGGGTGGCTCTGTTGCTCTATTAAACAATCCGGCATCCCAGCAAACTCCAAATGCATGGCAACCACCATCAAACAAAGATCAAAGTTCAGGCTTCTTGTCATCTGGTTCTTATGTCAAAAAGGAACCTAGCGACATGCCCACTGAGCAGCAACATAGGCAGAATATTTCTAAAATCCATGCACTGCCTTCAGCTAATTCTGCACAAATCGAACAGGCAAGTGCCAATCAAGGAACTGTAAAGGATGAGTTCTCAAGGGGCCTTCCAGTATCCACAAGTATGGCACCTACAACATCTACTGGCTTGACATTACTCAATTCTGCTTCCCCTTCTGGAATGGCCCAACTAGATCCTAGTGTCTCA TTAAGCACCCAGGTGCCATCAAACACTTCTGGAATTACTGTGAGGGCACCTGTGAAAAAGCCTTCTGTTGGCCAGAAGAAACCACTTGAAGCACTTGGTTCCTCACCTCCTCCTCCAAG TAAGAAGCAAAAGGGATCTGGGGGGGGATCCGTTGAACAAAGCATTGACCAGCTTAATGATGTCACTGCTGTTAGTGGAGTCGATTTGAGG GAAGAGGAAGAGCAGTTATTTTCAGGCCCCAAGGAGGACAGTCGGGTTTCAGAAGCAACTCGAAGAGCtgtgcaagaagaagaggaaaggCTGATTTTGCAGAAAATTCCACTCCAGAAAAAATTGTTTGAGATTA TGTTTAAGTATGGCTTGAAGGGTGTGAGCAATGATGTGGAGAGATGCTTGTCACTG TGTGTGGAGGAAAGAATGCGTGGACTGATAAGTAACCTGATTAGAATGTCAAAACAG CGGGTTGATTTTGAGAAGACAAGACATCGGACTGTTGTCACCTCAGATGTTCAGCAGCAAATCATGACAATAAATAGGAAAGTAAGAGAGGAGTGGGAGAAAAGACAGGCAGAAGCAGAGAAGCTTCGGAAACAAAATGAC GGTGATGGTAATGCTGGAGCTGATGGTGACAAGGACAAGGACGAGGGTCGTAATAAATCAtcaaag GTGAACAAGGAAGAGGATGACAAGATGAGGACAAATGCAGCAAATGTTGCTGCCCGTGCTGCTGTTGGGGGAGACGACATGCTCTCAAAGTGGCAACTTATGGCCGAGCAAGCCAGGCAGAAACGTGAAGGCGTGACGGACACGTCATCTGGTTCTCAACCAGCTAAAGATGCAAGTCGCAAATCTTCAGCATCTGGAAAAAGTACTAAGGATAATCACGAAGGGGATAAAAAAGGTTCTACTAATTTTGCAACTTCAG GGGCTATCAGAAAACATGGGAGAAATAATTCCCTTTTGACTCAAACTAAGATTGCCCGAAGCATCTCTGTCAAGGATGTAATTGCTGTGCTCGAAAGAGAGCCACAGATGTCGAAATCGTCGCTCATTCATCGCTTGTACGAGAAGATTCATTCTGATGCTCAACCTGAGTGA